A stretch of the Aegilops tauschii subsp. strangulata cultivar AL8/78 chromosome 4, Aet v6.0, whole genome shotgun sequence genome encodes the following:
- the LOC109761682 gene encoding phosphoenolpyruvate carboxykinase (ATP): protein MATPNGLARIDTTHAEKKAAAKHENGICHDDSSAPVRAQNIDELHSMQRKRSAPTTPIKDTSASPFAVAVSDEDRRKQQLQSISASLASLTRETGPKVVRGDPARKGEAAAKTAPAAAPPPPQPHHHHHHHHVAPTISVSDSSLKFTHVLYNLSPGELYEQAIKYEKGSFITATGALATLSGAKTGRSPRDKRIVKDEAAAQELWWGKGSPNIEMDEHTFLTNRERAVDYLNSLDKVYVNDQFLNWDPENRIKVRIISARAYHSLFMHNMCIRPTEEELESFGTPDFTIYNAGKFPCNRYTHYMTSSTSVDINLGRREMVILGTQYAGEMKKGLFGVMHYLMPKRRILSLHSGCNMGRDGDVALFFGLSGTGKTTLSTDHNRLLIGDDEHCWSDNGVSNIEGGCYAKCIDLSREKEPDIWNAIKFGTVLENVVFDEHTREVDYTDKSVTENTRAAYPIEYIPNAKIPCVGPHPKNVILLACDAFGVLPPVSKLNLAQTMYHFISGYTALVAGTEDGIKEPQATFSACFGAAFIMLHPTKYAAMLAEKMQTYGATGWLVNTGWSGGRYGVGKRIKLPYTRKIIDAIHSGELLTANYQKTEVFGLEIPTAIEGVPSEILDPINTWTDKAAYKETLLKLAGLFGKNFEVFASYKIGEDSTLTEEILAAGPKV, encoded by the exons ATGGCGACGCCGAACGGGCTGGCGCGGATCGACACGACGCACGCGGAGAAGAAGGCGGCGGCCAAGCACGAGAACGGGATCTGCCACGACGACAGCTCGGCGCCGGTGCGGGCGCAGAACATCGACGAGCTGCACTCCATGCAGCGGAAGCGCTCGGCGCCCACCACGCCCATCAAGGACACCAGCGCCTCCCCCTTCGCCGTCGCCGTCTCCGACGAGGACCGCCGGAAGCAGCAGCTCCAGTCCATCAG CGCGTCGTTGGCGTCGCTGACCCGTGAGACCGGGCCCAAGGTGGTGCGGGGCGATCCGGCCAGGAAGGGCGAGGCCGCGGCCAAGACCGCGCCGGcggccgcgccaccgccgccgcagcctcatcaccaccaccaccaccaccacgtcgCACCCACCATCAGCGTCAGCGACAGCTCCCTCAAGTTCACCCATGTCCTCTACAACCTCTCGCCCGGCG AGCTGTACGAGCAGGCCATCAAGTACGAGAAGGGGTCGTTCATCACGGCCACCGGCGCGCTGGCGACGCTGTCCGGCGCCAAGACCGGCCGGTCGCCCAGGGACAAGCGCATCGTCAAGGACGAGGCGGCGGCGCAGGAGCTCTGGTGGGGCAA GGGCTCGCCGAACATCGAGATGGACGAGCACACGTTCCTGACCAACAGGGAGAGGGCCGTGGACTACCTCAACTCCCTGGACAAGGTGTACGTGAACGACCAGTTCCTCAACTGGGACCCCGAGAACCGCATCAAAGTCCGCATCATCTCCGCCAGGGCCTACCACTCGCTCTTCATGCACAACAT GTGTATACGTCCGACGGAGGAGGAGCTGGAGAGCTTCGGCACGCCGGACTTCACGATATACAACGCCGGCAAGTTCCCCTGCAACCGCTACACGCACTACATGACGTCGTCGACGAGCGTGGACATCAACCTGGGGCGGCGGGAGATGGTCATCCTGGGCACGCAGTACGCCGGGGAGATGAAGAAGGGCCTCTTCGGCGTCATGCACTACCTCATGCCCAAGAGGCGCATCCTCTCCCTCCACTCCGGCTGCAACATGGGCCGAGACGGCGACGTCGCCCTCTTCTTTGGGCTCTCAG gtACTGGAAAGACGACGCTGTCGACTGATCACAACAGGCTCCTGATCGGCGACGACGAGCACTGCTGGAGTGACAATGGCGTCTCCAACATCGAGGGCGGCTGCTACGCCAAGTGCATAGACCTCTCCCGGGAGAAAGAACCTGACATTTGGAACGCCATCAAGTTCGGAACAG TGCTGGAGAACGTTGTCTTCGACGAGCACACCCGCGAGGTCGATTACACCGACAAATCTGTCACAG AGAACACTCGTGCCGCGTACCCGATCGAGTACATCCCCAACGCTAAGATACCGTGCGTCGGGCCACACCCCAAGAACGTCATCCTCCTGGCCTGCGACGCGTTCGGGGTGCTCCCGCCTGTCAGCAAGCTGAACCTGGCGCAGACCATGTACCACTTCATCAGCGGCTACACTGCTCTC GTTGCCGGTACAGAGGACGGCATCAAGGAGCCGCAGGCCACCTTCTCGGCCTGCTTCGGCGCGGCGTTCATCATGCTCCACCCGACCAAGTACGCCGCTATGCTCGCCGAGAAGATGCAGACGTACGGCGCCACCGGGTGGCTCGTCAACACCGGCTGGTCCGGCGGAAG GTACGGCGTCGGCAAGCGGATCAAGCTGCCGTACACCAGGAAGATCATCGACGCCATCCACTCCGGCGAGCTCCTCACGGCCAACTACCAGAAGACCGAGGTCTTCGGCCTCGAGATCCCCACCGCCATCGAGGGCGTGCCGTCTGAGATCCTCGACCCGATCAACACC TGGACGGACAAGGCAGCGTACAAGGAGACGCTCCTGAAGCTGGCCGGCCTGTTCGGGAAGAACTTCGAGGTGTTCGCCAGCTACAAGATCGGGGAGGACagcaccctcaccgaggagatcCTTGCTGCTGGACCCAAAGTCTGA